GCACATGTGGGCATAAATGGGAATCACCGTATCCACTGCCCGGCGGCCAGGCGGGCGACGTACCGAGAAATAACCTTCCAGCTTGTTTTTGCTATCGTAATCCGGTGTGACGTTGGCCAGTACCCAGTAGTAATTGCCACTGGCCGTATAGTTTTTGACCACACCAAAGAATTCGCGCCCGGCCTGCAGGGTTTTCCACATCAGGCGGTATACCCCGCGTGGCATGTCCGGATGGCGAATCAGGTTGTGGGGCTTGCCTAGCAGCTCGCTTTCCGGATATTCAGCCAGCTGCATGAATACACGATTGGCATAGGTGATATGCCCGGTGCTGTCGGTCTTGGTGACAATCAGTTCATCGTCTTCCAGCTGCACTTCCCGACTGTTTTGTGGTCTGATCTGGCTCGTCATGGTGGGCTTCCGCAAGAATATCCGTTGAGGATATGTCAATTCAGTAGTTCTACCGAGAACTTTACTTATTTGCGTCGAAATATTTCATGACAGCGATCAGCTTTTTTGATCTTTCCGTCAGAAAGCCGCTGATACCAGCTATAAATCCGCCCACATCCGCAATAGGTTGTGATAATTGGCGGTCAGGGTCACCAGTTCGGCGGTATCGCCAAGCTGCTGGCGCAGTTGGGAAATGGCCATGTCCATATCAAACAGCAGGCTGCGTTTGGCATCGTCGCGGATCATGCTTTGTGTCCAGAAGAACGAGGCGATACGGGCACCGCGGCTAACTGGCTCAACCCGGTGCAGGCTAGTGGAGGGGTAGAGCACCATATCGCCGGCCGGCAGTTTCACACTGTGCAGGCCATAGGTGTCTTCCACAATCAGTTCGCCACCATCGTATTCGTCCGGCTGGCTGAAAAACAGGGTGCAGGATACATCGGTGCGTACCCAGCTTTGGTCAAAGGGGTGGCTGCGCACGGCATTGTCCACGTGATTGCCAAAGTCCATGCCGCCCTGGTAGCAGTTGAACAGGGGCGGGAAAACGGTTTTGGGCAGTGCCGCGGAGAAAAACAGCGTATTGCGTTTGAGCGCGGCTTCCACCATGGCTTGCAGCTCGCGGGCAATGTCCAGATGTTGTGGCAATTGCAGATTGCGTTTGACCTGCGCGGACTGGCTGCCGGCGGTAATGCGGCCATCGGCCCAGTCCGCCTGGCTTAGCAGCATGCGACCATGGGCAAGTTCTTCGGGAGTCAGGACGTCGGGGATATGTAACAGCATGCCGTGTTCGCTTTGTATTTGGGTGTTAAGACCTTGCACTACTGCCGGTGGCTGATGTGCAGGCATGAAGCACAAATCCTGTCGGCATGTTTCATGTATTCATGCCGACAGGTTGGCTTATTTATCCATATTTATTCATCAATACTTCAGGCCGATGGTCAGTTGGGCTTCGCGCGGGGTTCCCACGGTGGCGTGGCCGGTATAGGCACCGTCGTAATAGGTTTTGTTGGTCAGGTTGTTCAGGTTCAACTGGAAACGATAATGCTTGGTTTCATAGCTGAGCATGGCATTGCCCACCGTGTAGGACGGCAGATAAAGCGTGTTGGTCTCGTTGGCATAGCGCTTGCCGACATAGGTGGCACCAATTCCACCGGTAATTTCGTCGGTAAATTTGTACGTGGTCCAGATATTGGCAGTGGCGCGTGGGGTGTAACGCGGCATCTTGCCGGTGGTGCTGTTCTGGCCCGGTGCGGCCTTGTCTATCTTCGAATCCATAAAGGTAACGCCGGCAAAGATTTCCCAGCGTTCGGTCAGGCGGCCATTACCTTCCACCTCGATACCGTTGGTATGACGCTTGCCGGAGAGGGTAACTACCGAGGTGTCATCCGGGTCGGTATTGCGCTCATTGGTTTTCTCGATGCGGAACAGCGCGGCCCGCAGGCTGGCATCGCCATCCAGCAAGTCCCATTTGGCACCCAGTTCGATATTGCGGTTTTTCTCCGGGTCCACCTTGGCGGTAGCCTTGTCCAGCGCATAGGTTTCACCAGACGGGTTGAACGAGGTGCCGTAGCTGAAGTAATAGGACTGGGCCATGTCCGGTTGCCAGATCAGGCCGCTGCGCCAGCTCCACACATTATCCGTGCGCGACAGGTCGTAGGTGTTGCTGCTGTTCACGCTGCCATCGGAATTGAAACCACGCACATTGTAGTCACCTTCGAAGCGGTCAAAGCGGGTGCCCAGCACGGCTTTCCACTGGCGGTTCAGCTCGATGGTATCCATGGTGTAGAGCGCAATGTCGCTGGCTTGGAACTTGGTATTGCTGCTGCGGTAGCGTGCCGTATTGATGGCCGTGGACGACACCGGGTTGCCAATGGTGGTGGTGGGCAGGGTGTTGAGCAGGGTGTAGCGGCTGGTATCGGACAGCTCGTAAGTCAACTCCAGCCCGGTCAGCAGAGTATGCCGGATGTCGCCGGTAGAGAAGCGCGTGGTCAGGTCGGTCTGGTTGTTAACCGACTGGTCCACGCCGTCACGCATAGGCTTGCTACGGCGGATCAGGCCGGTGGCGCTGGTGTCGCTGCTGGCCAGGCGCGGGGCCGTGGGGCTGACATCGCGCCAGAAGCGGTTATAGCGCAGCTGGTTGCTCAGCTCGGTGCCATTGCCAAAATCGTGGGTGATCTTGGCGGTGACGATATCGGCGGTGGTTTTTTCGTAGTCGCTGTCAAAACCGTAGAACTTGCTGCGATCCACACTCAGCGGCTGGTGCGTAACCGAGTTGTACGGTACGCCGTAGTCCGGTACGTTATTTTCTTCCTGGTGCATATAGGACAGCACCACCGTGGTGGGTTCGCCCAGGCCGAAGGCCACCGACGGGGCAAAGCCCCAGCGTTCGTTCTTGGCCGAACCACGGTCGCTGCCGTCGTGGGTATCCATCAGGTTAAGGCGTACCGCGGAGTGATCGCCGGTCATCTGGTTGATGTCGGCGGTGACGCGCTGGTAGTCATTGGTACCGATGGTGAGGTCGCCTTCCAGCTTGCTGCCCAGATAGGGCGATTTGCTGACCTGGTTGACCACGCCGCCGGTGGAGCCGCGACCAAACAGCATGGAGCTGGCGCCCTTCAGCACTTCCACTTTTTCGTCGTTGAAGGCATCGCGGTTGTACTGGCCGATATCACGCATGCCGTCGCGATAGGTATCGGTGGCGGCGGAAAAGCCGCGAATCACCACCTGGTCACCGGTCCGGCCGCCTTCGCCTGCCGCAAAGGTGATGCCGGGTACATTGCGCAGTGCGTCTTTCAGCGTGGCGGCAGCCTGATCCTGCATCAACTGCTGGTTGACCACGGTGATGGATTGCGGAATATCACGCAGCTGCTGCTTGGTTTTGCCGATATTGGTGGTTTCGGTCTTATAGGTGTCACGCACCGGGGCTTCGCCCTCTACGGTGACCGTTTCCAGCGTCTGGCCGGTTTCTGCCGCCAGCGCCAGGCTGGGGCTCAAGGCCACAGCCAGCATGCCGACTGCCATGCGAGCGGGTAGTTTGCGCTGCGCCAGGTGAGGCGATTGCTGCAAGCTTTGTTTCATTTAATCCTCTTTTATTGTGTGTCAATCACGGTAGATCACTGCCTTTGCCCCGCCAGAACGCGGCGCAGCCGTCCTCGCATGCTGTGTGGGCAGCATGTGTGGCAGCAGGTAACGGCAGAGGTGGTAACAACTGGCCGCTCACCCCCGTGATGGCCAGTTGTCAGAACAGCGGAAGGCTGTTGTCAGGGTGCTTCGGTCAGAAAACCGATGCGGCTGATGCCGCTTTGCTGAGCGGAAGCCAGCGTAGTGGCCACCAGTTCGTAGCGCACGC
The sequence above is drawn from the Aquitalea denitrificans genome and encodes:
- a CDS encoding TonB-dependent receptor, with amino-acid sequence MKQSLQQSPHLAQRKLPARMAVGMLAVALSPSLALAAETGQTLETVTVEGEAPVRDTYKTETTNIGKTKQQLRDIPQSITVVNQQLMQDQAAATLKDALRNVPGITFAAGEGGRTGDQVVIRGFSAATDTYRDGMRDIGQYNRDAFNDEKVEVLKGASSMLFGRGSTGGVVNQVSKSPYLGSKLEGDLTIGTNDYQRVTADINQMTGDHSAVRLNLMDTHDGSDRGSAKNERWGFAPSVAFGLGEPTTVVLSYMHQEENNVPDYGVPYNSVTHQPLSVDRSKFYGFDSDYEKTTADIVTAKITHDFGNGTELSNQLRYNRFWRDVSPTAPRLASSDTSATGLIRRSKPMRDGVDQSVNNQTDLTTRFSTGDIRHTLLTGLELTYELSDTSRYTLLNTLPTTTIGNPVSSTAINTARYRSSNTKFQASDIALYTMDTIELNRQWKAVLGTRFDRFEGDYNVRGFNSDGSVNSSNTYDLSRTDNVWSWRSGLIWQPDMAQSYYFSYGTSFNPSGETYALDKATAKVDPEKNRNIELGAKWDLLDGDASLRAALFRIEKTNERNTDPDDTSVVTLSGKRHTNGIEVEGNGRLTERWEIFAGVTFMDSKIDKAAPGQNSTTGKMPRYTPRATANIWTTYKFTDEITGGIGATYVGKRYANETNTLYLPSYTVGNAMLSYETKHYRFQLNLNNLTNKTYYDGAYTGHATVGTPREAQLTIGLKY
- a CDS encoding Fe2+-dependent dioxygenase; this encodes MLLHIPDVLTPEELAHGRMLLSQADWADGRITAGSQSAQVKRNLQLPQHLDIARELQAMVEAALKRNTLFFSAALPKTVFPPLFNCYQGGMDFGNHVDNAVRSHPFDQSWVRTDVSCTLFFSQPDEYDGGELIVEDTYGLHSVKLPAGDMVLYPSTSLHRVEPVSRGARIASFFWTQSMIRDDAKRSLLFDMDMAISQLRQQLGDTAELVTLTANYHNLLRMWADL
- a CDS encoding PAS domain-containing protein, which codes for MTSQIRPQNSREVQLEDDELIVTKTDSTGHITYANRVFMQLAEYPESELLGKPHNLIRHPDMPRGVYRLMWKTLQAGREFFGVVKNYTASGNYYWVLANVTPDYDSKNKLEGYFSVRRPPGRRAVDTVIPIYAHMCQLESTHNKATAPDASMEWLLAELAKQGHSYESFVLSLLDPHLTTGKST